A window of Shewanella mesophila contains these coding sequences:
- a CDS encoding LysR family transcriptional regulator — protein MDRIDAMRAFVSVVTEGSFSNAATVMQLSPQLVSKYVSKLEERLDVRLLHRTTRKVSLTEAGTHYFQHAQQILLSIDEMDSQLGGLQQNPKGTLRISAPVSFALKHLSKLLAEFQLQYPQVNVDLQLNDRKVDIVDEGYDIALRIGRLKSSSLIAKPIAPIRLMLCAAPAYLKRHGVPRRPEDIQHHRYLHYSYMEKEGKDEISQCIRAKNSESSGQFHCNNGDVLVGAAIAGAGIVLQPTFIASEAISRGELVEILPEFAPEPIGLYAVYANRKLLPNKVRCFIDFIDGYYGSPPYWDQAIMSTQAQMS, from the coding sequence ATGGATAGAATTGACGCCATGCGCGCCTTTGTCTCGGTCGTGACCGAAGGCAGTTTCAGCAATGCAGCGACCGTAATGCAGCTATCACCGCAACTGGTGAGCAAATACGTGTCTAAATTAGAGGAGCGCCTCGATGTGCGACTACTACATCGCACCACTCGGAAAGTGAGTCTTACCGAAGCAGGTACACATTACTTTCAGCATGCGCAGCAGATCCTATTAAGTATCGATGAGATGGACTCTCAATTAGGCGGCCTGCAACAAAACCCCAAAGGTACCCTGAGGATAAGTGCGCCGGTATCATTTGCGTTAAAACATCTAAGCAAGTTGCTTGCTGAGTTCCAATTGCAGTACCCGCAAGTTAATGTCGATTTGCAGCTTAACGATCGCAAAGTCGATATTGTCGATGAAGGTTATGATATAGCACTGCGTATTGGGCGGCTTAAAAGCTCGTCACTTATTGCCAAACCCATAGCACCAATTCGATTAATGTTATGCGCCGCGCCGGCATACCTCAAAAGACATGGCGTTCCGCGCCGACCTGAAGATATACAGCATCACCGCTACTTGCATTACAGCTACATGGAAAAGGAGGGTAAAGACGAGATATCTCAGTGCATCAGGGCGAAAAACAGTGAATCTAGTGGTCAATTTCATTGTAATAATGGTGATGTGTTGGTGGGGGCTGCGATTGCAGGCGCGGGTATCGTGCTACAGCCTACTTTTATCGCAAGCGAGGCCATTAGTCGTGGTGAATTGGTGGAAATATTGCCTGAGTTTGCCCCTGAACCTATAGGTTTATATGCGGTATATGCCAACCGAAAACTACTGCCAAATAAAGTGAGATGTTTTATTGATTTTATCGATGGCTACTATGGCTCTCCGCCCTATTGGGACCAAGCGATTATGAGCACGCAGGCGCAAATGTCTTAA
- a CDS encoding DUF2726 domain-containing protein: MTLSTLYPLIIALVAIFFLRLLTLLIKPSRDDSYNYRKQKVLFTAAERSFLGILDQAVGDQYRILGKVRIADVLTPEKGMTRKHWQIAFNKISSKHFDYVLCDKQTLAVVAAIELDDKSHKQTKTQQRDQLVEDACQTADLPLLRFDAKRSYHIETVRNDIQSRIQTISPQPEVEAIPFITASRES; the protein is encoded by the coding sequence ATGACGCTAAGTACCCTATACCCATTAATCATTGCATTAGTCGCGATCTTTTTCCTCCGATTGCTTACGCTACTGATCAAGCCTTCGAGGGACGACAGTTACAACTACCGCAAACAAAAAGTGTTATTCACCGCAGCAGAACGCTCCTTCCTTGGCATACTCGACCAAGCCGTAGGTGACCAGTATCGAATACTTGGCAAGGTTCGCATCGCCGATGTACTTACGCCAGAAAAGGGCATGACCCGAAAACATTGGCAAATTGCTTTTAATAAAATCAGCAGCAAACACTTCGACTACGTACTGTGCGACAAACAAACCCTAGCTGTAGTCGCAGCCATAGAACTCGATGACAAGAGCCACAAGCAGACCAAAACACAACAACGCGACCAACTGGTCGAAGACGCCTGCCAAACCGCTGACCTTCCTCTCCTTCGATTCGACGCTAAACGTAGTTATCACATCGAAACAGTTCGCAATGACATTCAATCCCGAATCCAGACAATAAGTCCACAACCCGAAGTAGAAGCGATCCCATTTATAACCGCTAGCCGAGAAAGTTAG
- a CDS encoding dCMP deaminase family protein encodes MMTKWAIRFLQMAELVASWSKDPSTQVGAVITENNRIVSLGFNGYPHGISDSAETDNREMKLLKTLHAEENAILHAKRDLSSCEIWVTHFPCPNCAAKIIQTGLRAVHSPQPSEDFLSRWGDKIKVSQEMFEQAGVEVDWMQVD; translated from the coding sequence ATGATGACAAAATGGGCAATACGTTTTTTACAGATGGCCGAGCTCGTAGCATCTTGGAGTAAAGATCCCTCCACCCAAGTGGGCGCAGTGATCACCGAAAACAATCGCATCGTCTCATTAGGTTTTAACGGCTACCCCCACGGCATATCTGATAGCGCCGAAACCGACAACCGCGAGATGAAACTGCTTAAAACTCTGCACGCCGAAGAGAACGCCATTCTCCACGCCAAGCGCGACCTCAGCAGCTGCGAGATCTGGGTGACCCACTTCCCCTGCCCTAACTGCGCCGCCAAAATCATCCAAACAGGACTGCGCGCCGTACACAGCCCACAACCCAGCGAAGACTTCCTGTCACGCTGGGGCGATAAGATTAAAGTTAGCCAAGAGATGTTTGAGCAAGCTGGCGTTGAGGTAGATTGGATGCAGGTAGATTAA
- a CDS encoding TM2 domain-containing protein: MPTNYGPFSQYIDVQCSQCRQKIGLNVAICPQCHAGQGLEALAGIDPNVKIKNQTLTIWFGLLFGVFGLHQFYLGHYVRGSLYLVFCWTLVPMIVGWVDAMRTLTMSSFKFNQRYCRRLAHYH, translated from the coding sequence ATGCCCACCAATTACGGCCCATTTTCGCAATATATCGACGTGCAATGTTCGCAGTGCAGGCAGAAGATAGGGCTTAATGTTGCCATCTGCCCGCAATGTCATGCTGGCCAAGGCTTAGAAGCACTTGCAGGTATCGACCCGAACGTAAAAATTAAAAACCAAACCCTCACCATTTGGTTTGGTCTGCTATTTGGTGTGTTCGGCTTACACCAGTTCTATTTAGGGCATTACGTAAGAGGCAGTTTGTACTTAGTATTTTGTTGGACCTTAGTGCCTATGATTGTTGGCTGGGTTGATGCGATGAGAACTCTGACCATGAGTTCGTTTAAGTTTAACCAGCGTTATTGCCGCCGTTTGGCCCATTATCACTAA
- a CDS encoding substrate-binding domain-containing protein, which produces MARLLITLIVFSLLPILPVSGKELRFAVVPKYYSVFFDQSEIGCKNTAAQIDGVECIYRGPDVANVRVQNQLINQLIDEGIDGIAVAITQSKFLAENSIRRAKEAGIPVITYDSDFDDSIKEKPEDLRLAYIGTDNFELGKALGEQLKKLRPNGGTLIMQTGRPDSPNLNLRLMGVRSALSGKVYPAPPGELLNNDRGWTEVREPFLNFDQLGQAVKQMESVMKGKPVKADSFIAVGGWAQNNEALYREMIVPYQSKIDNNEVVIIISDASPSQLSMLQDRLAHINIGQNPYEMGRQAILTLHKIVTKQDYDEIIYTPIRFCTPDNYDSCVKIATPEPASD; this is translated from the coding sequence GTGGCGAGATTACTCATAACCTTAATCGTATTTAGTCTATTGCCAATATTACCTGTTAGCGGAAAAGAACTTAGATTTGCCGTTGTTCCCAAATATTACAGTGTTTTTTTTGATCAAAGCGAAATTGGTTGTAAAAACACAGCCGCGCAAATAGACGGTGTAGAGTGTATCTATCGTGGCCCTGACGTTGCCAATGTAAGAGTACAAAATCAATTGATAAACCAACTGATCGATGAAGGGATAGACGGGATCGCTGTCGCCATTACCCAATCCAAATTTCTTGCAGAAAACAGCATAAGAAGAGCCAAAGAAGCTGGGATCCCAGTGATTACCTATGACTCTGATTTCGATGATTCCATTAAAGAAAAACCTGAAGATTTACGACTAGCCTATATAGGTACCGACAACTTTGAACTTGGTAAGGCATTAGGTGAACAACTCAAAAAACTCCGCCCCAATGGGGGAACCCTCATCATGCAGACAGGACGACCCGATTCTCCTAATTTGAATTTAAGACTCATGGGCGTGCGGTCCGCGTTATCGGGAAAAGTATACCCAGCGCCTCCAGGAGAGTTGCTCAACAACGATCGAGGTTGGACTGAAGTGAGAGAGCCTTTTTTAAATTTCGACCAACTGGGCCAAGCGGTGAAACAGATGGAGTCGGTGATGAAAGGTAAGCCAGTAAAAGCAGACTCCTTTATTGCCGTCGGTGGTTGGGCACAAAATAATGAAGCACTCTACCGCGAAATGATTGTCCCCTACCAAAGTAAAATTGATAACAATGAAGTGGTGATTATTATCTCAGACGCCTCTCCTTCACAATTATCCATGCTGCAAGATCGTCTTGCACATATCAATATTGGTCAAAACCCTTATGAAATGGGAAGACAAGCCATTTTGACCCTGCATAAAATTGTCACCAAGCAAGATTATGACGAAATAATCTACACTCCAATCAGGTTTTGCACTCCTGATAACTATGACTCCTGTGTCAAGATTGCCACACCAGAACCTGCTAGCGATTAG
- a CDS encoding serine hydrolase domain-containing protein — MIQLSRAGIGLSGSHIMRLLGYGMLTGITMGFVMACNSDADTAALNPIDKAQMQATVEQLANEMLVPGAVVILRTPSGEFTSTYGVSSYAGSEPTSLTQHIRVGSNTKTWVGTVILQLVQEKALKLDDPVSLYLSGVPNGEQITIAHLLTMRSGLHNYTTTLELNQTLDEQPTKAWTQDELLALSYQYPLDFLPGTEFGYSNTNTVLLGLVAEQLDGKPLAVIMQDRLFVPLGLQHTLLPDIHSNAIPSPFSRGYMYGNNVLTMDPPYMLPEEMQTEARAGVLAPIEQTHANPSWGWAAGAGISTANDLVIWVQALVNGDLLDADLQQQRLNSVVAIDSSNPNSASYGLGIAKFGQLYGHTGELPGYNTFMGHDPDNEVTLVVWTNLAPTIDGRDPATAIAASLINMLYKPSN; from the coding sequence TTGATTCAGTTATCTCGTGCAGGTATAGGGTTGTCGGGTTCGCATATTATGCGGCTGTTAGGTTATGGGATGCTTACAGGCATAACTATGGGCTTTGTCATGGCATGCAATTCAGATGCAGACACGGCTGCGCTTAATCCTATCGATAAGGCTCAAATGCAAGCTACAGTAGAGCAGCTGGCAAACGAGATGCTGGTTCCCGGCGCCGTTGTCATTTTGCGGACCCCGAGTGGTGAGTTTACTAGTACTTATGGCGTCTCAAGTTACGCTGGTTCTGAGCCAACTAGCCTGACACAGCATATACGTGTGGGTTCAAACACTAAGACTTGGGTTGGCACAGTGATTTTACAGCTGGTGCAAGAGAAAGCGCTTAAACTTGATGATCCTGTGTCTCTGTATTTGTCTGGTGTGCCAAATGGAGAGCAAATTACTATCGCTCATTTGCTGACAATGCGCAGTGGTTTGCACAACTACACTACAACCTTAGAGCTGAACCAGACACTCGACGAGCAGCCGACTAAAGCCTGGACTCAAGACGAGTTATTGGCGTTGAGTTACCAATATCCACTGGACTTCCTACCTGGCACTGAATTTGGCTATTCAAATACCAACACTGTGCTTCTTGGGCTTGTTGCCGAGCAACTCGATGGCAAACCTTTAGCCGTTATCATGCAAGATAGGCTGTTTGTTCCCCTTGGGCTGCAACACACCCTACTGCCTGATATTCACTCGAACGCAATTCCCTCGCCCTTTTCTCGGGGGTATATGTACGGCAATAATGTGCTGACAATGGATCCGCCGTATATGTTACCGGAGGAGATGCAGACCGAGGCCCGAGCTGGTGTTCTCGCGCCTATCGAGCAAACCCATGCTAATCCATCTTGGGGCTGGGCGGCTGGTGCGGGTATTTCTACCGCCAACGACCTTGTTATTTGGGTGCAAGCCTTGGTGAATGGCGATCTGCTGGATGCCGATTTACAGCAGCAACGATTAAACAGTGTGGTGGCGATAGACTCGAGTAACCCTAATAGCGCTTCCTATGGCTTAGGTATCGCTAAGTTCGGTCAACTTTACGGTCATACAGGTGAGCTTCCTGGGTATAACACCTTTATGGGTCATGATCCTGATAATGAGGTGACCTTAGTCGTGTGGACTAACCTCGCGCCCACCATCGACGGACGCGATCCTGCCACGGCCATAGCTGCTAGCTTGATTAATATGCTTTATAAGCCATCGAACTAA
- the rsgA gene encoding ribosome small subunit-dependent GTPase A: protein MTKFNRFAVIRATQTSTSSNSSIDPKPNTHLDTPLNTVAADAAVSGLSLSQLGWNRYFQTQLANIDIDNVTLARVVSHHRQHYELLSPNGSHKLATHGQLPAMTVGDWVVLDDKLHFVHLLERQSLFSRKAPGNKLDQQLIAANLDWVFIVSSANQDFNLSRIERYLALVNEAGVTPVVVLTKQDLCDDIDVYITQLRQLDGRLLIESVNGLDGESVEILNRYAANGKTVALIGSSGVGKSTLVNSLLAQQQQLTSSIREDDAKGRHTTTGRSLHFTRAGGLLIDTPGMRELQLADCEEGVKHTFNDIVELAHQCRFVDCQHLQEPGCAVKQAIERGELNLRRLQSYQKLLREQALNGASIAQKRAQGKSFTKLIRRVQGDARFNKRC, encoded by the coding sequence ATGACAAAATTCAATCGTTTCGCGGTCATTCGCGCAACTCAAACATCGACAAGCTCAAATTCGAGCATAGATCCAAAGCCAAACACTCATTTAGATACTCCTTTAAACACAGTAGCGGCTGACGCTGCTGTATCTGGGTTATCTCTTAGTCAGCTTGGTTGGAATCGTTACTTTCAAACACAGTTGGCTAACATCGACATTGATAATGTCACCCTAGCCCGGGTGGTGTCGCATCATCGCCAACACTACGAACTGCTCTCACCCAATGGCTCGCATAAGTTGGCGACTCATGGACAGCTCCCTGCTATGACCGTGGGCGATTGGGTTGTACTCGATGATAAACTGCACTTTGTTCATCTACTTGAACGCCAATCTTTATTTAGTCGAAAAGCTCCCGGTAATAAGCTTGACCAGCAGTTGATTGCCGCTAATTTGGATTGGGTTTTCATTGTATCGTCAGCCAATCAAGACTTTAACTTAAGCCGAATTGAGCGTTATTTGGCTTTGGTTAATGAAGCCGGGGTTACACCCGTTGTGGTATTAACTAAACAAGATCTATGCGATGACATTGACGTATATATTACTCAGCTGAGGCAACTTGATGGGCGATTGTTAATTGAGTCGGTTAATGGCCTCGATGGAGAAAGTGTTGAGATACTTAATCGGTATGCAGCAAACGGCAAAACGGTGGCATTAATCGGCTCATCTGGGGTAGGTAAATCTACCTTGGTCAATAGCTTATTAGCGCAGCAGCAACAGTTAACATCGAGTATCCGAGAAGATGATGCTAAAGGTCGCCACACGACAACGGGGCGTTCACTGCATTTTACTCGTGCTGGCGGCTTGCTTATCGATACGCCGGGTATGCGAGAGTTGCAATTGGCCGATTGCGAAGAGGGAGTTAAACATACCTTTAACGACATTGTTGAATTAGCGCATCAGTGTCGCTTTGTCGATTGCCAGCATTTGCAAGAACCTGGTTGTGCTGTTAAGCAAGCGATTGAGAGGGGAGAGCTCAATTTGCGACGTTTGCAAAGTTATCAAAAGCTACTTAGAGAGCAAGCGCTTAATGGTGCAAGCATTGCACAGAAACGCGCTCAAGGAAAAAGTTTTACTAAGCTGATTCGACGGGTTCAAGGTGACGCTCGGTTTAATAAGCGCTGCTAA
- a CDS encoding DUF3297 family protein, with protein sequence MNDTTSQPALPDRLSVNPRSPHHVAAIFEHDIGIRLNGKERFDVEEYCISEGWVKIPTKSLDRRGQPLLMTRKGTVEAFYR encoded by the coding sequence ATGAACGACACTACATCGCAACCAGCCTTACCGGATCGCCTTTCCGTTAATCCACGTAGCCCACATCACGTAGCTGCCATTTTTGAACATGACATCGGCATTCGCCTTAATGGCAAAGAGCGTTTTGATGTAGAAGAGTATTGCATCAGCGAAGGTTGGGTAAAAATCCCAACAAAATCGTTAGACCGTCGTGGACAGCCACTGTTAATGACCCGAAAAGGTACAGTTGAAGCTTTCTATCGTTAA
- a CDS encoding glutathione S-transferase yields the protein MNKKNELPIIYSLRNCPFAMRARIAIYKSQQPVLLRDIVLSDKPAEMLTVSPKGTVPVLVTPNGTVIEESYEVMLWALSMGDPDDLLFMGDEEMLDKMQTLIYLFDSEFKGCLENYKCAKRYSETNIIECREACEVYIAQLEQRLSQHQYLMADRESLADIALLPFIRQFARVERQWYLQAPYPHVRQWLNNYLQSKMFSKVMTKHELWLQNRADLRFGA from the coding sequence ATGAATAAAAAGAATGAGTTACCAATCATCTATTCCCTAAGAAATTGTCCCTTTGCCATGCGCGCTCGAATCGCAATTTATAAATCTCAGCAGCCAGTATTGCTACGGGACATAGTATTAAGCGATAAACCCGCTGAAATGTTGACCGTATCGCCCAAAGGTACCGTCCCGGTGCTAGTCACCCCAAATGGCACAGTAATAGAGGAAAGTTATGAAGTGATGTTGTGGGCACTTAGCATGGGCGATCCAGACGATCTGCTGTTCATGGGCGATGAAGAGATGCTCGATAAGATGCAAACCCTAATCTATCTGTTTGATAGCGAGTTCAAAGGCTGCTTAGAAAATTACAAATGCGCTAAACGCTACAGCGAAACCAATATCATCGAATGCCGTGAAGCCTGCGAAGTCTATATCGCTCAACTGGAGCAACGGTTAAGCCAACATCAATACCTGATGGCCGACAGAGAGAGCCTTGCCGATATCGCCTTGCTGCCTTTTATCCGCCAGTTTGCCCGCGTCGAGCGCCAATGGTATCTGCAAGCTCCTTATCCCCATGTTCGCCAGTGGCTCAACAACTACCTGCAAAGCAAGATGTTCAGCAAAGTAATGACAAAGCATGAATTGTGGCTACAAAATCGTGCCGATCTGCGATTCGGCGCTTGA
- a CDS encoding peptidase U32 family protein, which yields MKPKIELLAPGGDVEAIKAAIIAGADAVYCGLDTFNARNRAANISFDQLVGIIRLAHQYDCQIFLTLNIVILEQEFKTLFKLLNKLVNTTLDGVIVQDMGLLYVLRNYFPTLDIHASTQLTTHNAGQIPFLKSLGVSRVNLSRELNLREITALAKVGQEHDTLLEVFVHGSLCVAFSGLCYSTSASAGNSGNRGRCSQACREEYETTESGHNFPLNIKDNSAFFDLPALIEAGVYSFKVEGRIKGASYVHTVIDSFRKQIDGYVETGELTQDGERLYKVFNRDFTNAFLRGDLNQSMFIDNPRDNSKNHIVDKLKAEKGESISVVQIHDAKQQLQLDKQEINASVDEKIAHLSIDKIKLSLCFASEQGEPLRLTVVTEQSDSLLPGQTANTQTQVFTSASLMLPSEELSVDKEAIEKRFRNINNANYELALLDTELVKDGLSIPFREITTLKNELLAYLNEGNAVIAEVQPPKLAHHPKADGQQPALSMLICDEADVALADVTDGDIYFKLPDAYKRGCTKYVDFLQQNPRLIPWFPPVLIGKDFDVALNILQQVKPELIVTNNTGIAYHAGQLGVKWIAGPFLNTTNSYALLALKQGAGCSGAFISNEINRQQIKQIARPNNFKMFYSIYHPILLMASRQCFFQQSVGCEKPRIDNGCMLSCDKSTSIKNLKGDSFAIDKQKAGYPSIYNQDQFLNTDIIDLSDMFDGFMIDLTNIGAGDRQSPDKIELIKQFEALLNGQSEASVKLSSLVPESTHLQYQNGL from the coding sequence ATGAAACCCAAGATTGAATTATTAGCCCCTGGTGGTGATGTTGAAGCGATAAAAGCCGCCATTATTGCAGGTGCTGATGCAGTGTATTGCGGCTTAGATACGTTTAACGCCCGTAATCGCGCCGCTAATATTTCATTCGATCAACTTGTGGGGATCATCAGACTTGCCCATCAATATGATTGCCAAATTTTCTTAACCCTTAATATTGTCATCTTAGAGCAAGAGTTTAAAACCTTATTTAAGCTTCTGAATAAGCTGGTTAATACCACTCTAGATGGCGTGATTGTGCAAGATATGGGCTTACTGTATGTGCTGCGTAACTACTTTCCGACCCTTGATATTCATGCATCGACTCAGTTGACTACTCACAATGCGGGGCAAATTCCGTTCTTAAAAAGCCTCGGCGTGAGTCGGGTGAACTTATCTCGTGAGCTTAATTTGCGAGAGATCACGGCGCTCGCCAAAGTAGGACAAGAGCATGACACCTTACTCGAAGTGTTTGTGCATGGTTCTCTGTGTGTGGCATTTTCGGGTCTTTGCTATTCAACTTCAGCGAGCGCGGGTAACTCAGGTAATCGTGGACGTTGCAGCCAAGCGTGCCGTGAAGAGTATGAAACGACCGAATCGGGTCATAATTTCCCATTGAATATCAAAGATAATTCGGCATTTTTCGACTTGCCAGCATTGATTGAAGCGGGAGTCTATTCCTTTAAAGTAGAAGGTCGCATTAAAGGTGCTAGCTACGTCCATACTGTGATCGATAGTTTCCGTAAGCAGATTGATGGTTATGTTGAAACTGGCGAGCTGACACAAGATGGCGAGCGCTTATATAAGGTCTTTAACCGCGACTTTACCAATGCATTTTTACGCGGTGACTTAAACCAGTCGATGTTTATCGATAATCCCCGTGACAACTCTAAAAATCACATTGTCGATAAACTCAAAGCCGAAAAAGGCGAGTCGATCTCTGTGGTACAAATTCACGATGCTAAGCAGCAGTTGCAATTAGACAAGCAAGAGATTAATGCGTCGGTGGATGAGAAGATTGCTCACCTGAGTATCGACAAAATCAAGCTCAGCCTGTGCTTTGCGAGTGAGCAAGGCGAACCGCTGCGCTTAACCGTTGTCACCGAGCAAAGTGATAGCTTGTTGCCTGGACAGACGGCGAATACTCAAACTCAAGTATTTACCTCGGCTAGCTTAATGTTACCGAGTGAGGAGTTAAGCGTTGACAAAGAAGCGATTGAAAAACGCTTTAGAAATATCAACAACGCTAACTATGAGTTAGCCCTGCTCGATACCGAGCTGGTCAAAGATGGCTTAAGCATTCCATTTCGTGAGATCACCACCCTAAAGAATGAGCTGCTTGCTTACTTAAATGAGGGCAATGCGGTGATTGCTGAGGTGCAGCCGCCTAAACTTGCGCATCATCCTAAAGCCGATGGACAGCAGCCAGCGCTGTCGATGCTGATCTGTGATGAGGCGGACGTTGCGCTAGCCGATGTAACCGATGGCGATATCTACTTTAAGCTGCCCGATGCTTACAAGCGTGGCTGCACTAAATATGTCGATTTCTTGCAGCAAAACCCACGGCTCATTCCTTGGTTTCCACCTGTGTTAATCGGTAAAGATTTCGATGTTGCACTGAATATTTTACAGCAGGTTAAGCCTGAGCTGATTGTTACCAACAACACAGGTATTGCTTATCATGCCGGGCAACTTGGAGTTAAATGGATTGCTGGGCCATTTTTAAATACCACTAACTCTTATGCTTTGCTGGCACTCAAGCAAGGGGCTGGATGCAGCGGTGCCTTTATTTCAAACGAGATAAACAGACAGCAGATTAAGCAGATCGCTAGACCGAACAACTTCAAGATGTTCTATAGCATTTATCACCCGATCTTGTTGATGGCCAGTCGTCAGTGTTTCTTCCAGCAGAGCGTGGGCTGTGAAAAGCCGCGTATCGATAATGGCTGTATGTTGTCGTGCGATAAGTCGACCAGTATTAAAAACCTCAAAGGTGACTCTTTTGCCATCGATAAGCAAAAAGCGGGTTACCCGAGTATTTACAACCAAGATCAGTTTTTAAATACGGACATTATTGATCTGAGCGACATGTTTGATGGCTTTATGATAGATCTGACCAATATTGGTGCGGGTGACAGACAGTCTCCTGATAAAATTGAGTTAATTAAACAGTTCGAAGCCCTGCTTAATGGCCAAAGCGAAGCCAGCGTTAAGCTGTCGAGCCTAGTACCTGAGTCAACACACCTGCAATATCAAAACGGGCTGTAA
- the nqrM gene encoding (Na+)-NQR maturation NqrM, protein MEFIITFFLFLLVTAAMAIGVFFGRKRIQGSCAGLANVGIEKSCDCEVTCDEHQKLYQIQEPTQK, encoded by the coding sequence ATGGAATTTATTATTACGTTTTTCCTGTTTTTGCTAGTGACAGCCGCAATGGCAATAGGTGTGTTTTTCGGTCGGAAACGTATTCAAGGGAGTTGCGCAGGACTGGCAAATGTCGGTATAGAAAAAAGCTGTGATTGTGAAGTCACTTGCGACGAACATCAAAAGCTATATCAGATCCAAGAACCTACTCAAAAATAA
- a CDS encoding DUF134 domain-containing protein, with translation MRPKIKRHICPDHWPKFSLFKPNGMPASELTKVKIENDEFEAVRLVDIEGLSQQDAALQMQISRQTFANILKAARKKITSALVNGEALVLR, from the coding sequence ATGAGACCAAAAATAAAACGTCATATTTGCCCCGACCATTGGCCAAAGTTCAGCCTTTTTAAACCCAACGGAATGCCCGCTTCAGAGCTTACAAAAGTCAAGATTGAAAATGATGAATTTGAAGCCGTGCGTCTTGTCGACATAGAGGGATTATCTCAGCAAGATGCAGCGCTACAGATGCAGATCTCAAGGCAAACATTTGCCAACATATTAAAAGCCGCACGAAAGAAAATAACCTCAGCGTTAGTCAATGGCGAAGCGCTCGTTTTACGCTGA
- a CDS encoding PaaI family thioesterase gives MSYNQKLEKELLLNRLNLVLPDVQLDDLGAVDKRFSHQNCMLCGTQALLGLNLHFYSTPDQLVWARARGTIHQQGYQGILHGGFLSSLLDSGMCQALFQQNIEAVTADMNIRYLHEVPVDSQILIKGKIISARAPLYKVEGELYVQGKLMVKSTARFMKKGFGKKAAC, from the coding sequence ATGAGTTATAACCAAAAACTGGAAAAAGAGCTGCTATTAAATCGCTTAAATTTAGTCCTGCCTGACGTGCAGCTTGATGACCTAGGTGCTGTGGATAAGAGGTTTAGTCATCAAAATTGTATGTTGTGTGGTACGCAAGCGCTGCTGGGGTTGAATCTCCACTTCTACAGTACACCAGATCAACTGGTGTGGGCTCGCGCTAGAGGGACGATTCACCAACAAGGTTATCAAGGTATTTTGCATGGTGGATTTCTATCTTCATTACTCGATAGCGGCATGTGTCAGGCTCTTTTTCAGCAAAATATTGAAGCGGTTACCGCGGATATGAATATTCGTTATCTACATGAAGTCCCGGTAGATAGTCAGATTTTAATTAAAGGTAAGATCATTTCTGCTCGTGCCCCTTTGTATAAAGTCGAAGGTGAGCTTTATGTGCAGGGCAAGCTAATGGTTAAAAGCACGGCGCGTTTTATGAAAAAAGGTTTCGGTAAAAAGGCTGCCTGTTAA
- a CDS encoding ribosome recycling factor family protein has translation MNEPITIMLPSLIHRIGRENVTQAQTLAKSYGCQLKRVRRSRNWQICGGAIDIQSFTKQLVNFEGFRYLIQKIEMALLQHSDKLESIDAKLIRLIDNNPSITLAELMELTQCTITEARLARFQIDSW, from the coding sequence ATGAATGAACCTATCACTATAATGCTGCCTTCTCTTATCCATCGGATCGGCCGTGAAAACGTCACGCAAGCCCAGACGCTGGCTAAGTCATATGGATGCCAACTTAAACGTGTTCGTCGTTCCAGAAATTGGCAGATCTGTGGAGGCGCGATTGATATCCAATCTTTTACTAAACAGTTAGTTAATTTTGAAGGTTTTCGCTACCTAATCCAAAAAATTGAAATGGCATTACTGCAACATTCAGACAAATTAGAATCTATCGATGCCAAATTGATTCGACTCATTGATAATAACCCAAGCATCACTTTGGCCGAGCTGATGGAACTAACTCAATGCACTATTACCGAAGCTAGGTTAGCTCGTTTTCAAATCGACTCTTGGTAG